One genomic region from Salvelinus fontinalis isolate EN_2023a chromosome 18, ASM2944872v1, whole genome shotgun sequence encodes:
- the LOC129815195 gene encoding syntaxin-18-like isoform X2 — protein sequence MKYSRADRRTDFLSRRRKCLISSDLTRMTDNERDQIDQDAQIFMRTCSEAIKQLRSEAEKQVISTQIKEHRGAVLDLIEMYLKGVCKLYSEQRAIRVKRVVDKKRLSRLEPEHYHSRVVVEKSPQVEQHSEEKTSKEESSSGERSVMEVPENNVSLWEEGQGRVDDELSPEEMQMFEQENQRLMSEMSNLVDEVRQIEGKVVEISRLQEIFAEKVLMQETEIDSIHQLVVGATENVKEGNEDIREAIQNNAGFRVWILFFLVMCSFSLLFLDWYDS from the exons TCTAATCTCATCAGACCTAACCCGGATGACAGACAATGAGCGAGACCAGATCGACCAGGACGCCCAGATCTTCATGAGAACCTGCTCTGAAGCCATCAAGCAGCTCCGctctgaag CTGAGAAACAGGTCATATCGACCCAGATTAAAGAGCACAGGGGGGCGGTCCTCGACCTAATCGAGATGTATTTGAAAG GAGTATGCAAGCTTTATTCCGAGCAGAGGGCTATACGAGTGAAGAGAGTGGTAGACAAGAAGAGACT GTCCCGACTAGAGCCAGAGCACTACCACAGTAGGGTGGTGGTGGAGAAAAGCCcacaggtggaacagcacagcgAGGAGAAAACATCCAAGGAGGAGAGCAGCAGCGGTG AGCGGAGCGTGATGGAGGTCCCGGAGAACAATGTGAGCCTGTGGGAGGAGGGCCAGGGTCGTGTGGATGACGAGCTCTCACCTGAGGAGATGCAGATG TTTGAACAGGAGAACCAGAGGCTGATGAGTGAGATGAGCAACCTAGTAGATGAAGTCAG ACAAATCGAAGGCAAGGTTGTTGAGATCTCGCGACTCCAGGAGATTTTTGCGGAGAAGGTGCTAATGCAA GAAACTGAGATAGACAGTATCCATCAGCTAGTCGTGGGAGCCACTGAAAATGTCAAAGAGGGGAACGAGGACATCCGAGAG GCCATCCAAAACAATGCTGGATTCCGTGTCTGGATTCTCTTCTTCCTCGTCATGTGCTCCTTCTCTCTGCTCTTCCTGGATTGGTACGACAGCTAA
- the LOC129815196 gene encoding neuronal vesicle trafficking-associated protein 1-like: MVQLGNNFSDKNNAKAVSEDGFDTIPLITPLDASQLQFPALDRVVVKTKTDYDGGNKKSRLRSPKIAEFSISIIEGVSERLKVTLLVICALAFLVCVVFLVVYKVYQYEQPCPEGFMYVQGRCMPTGMYGYYPPGGRGRLFTIINHYNMAKQTITRSVSPWMTVMSEEKVTQQETETHQKLA, from the exons ATGGTTCAATTGGGGAATAATTTCAGTGACAAAAACAACGCCAAAGCAGTCTCAGAAGATGGATTCGACACCATTCCCCTTATAACACCCTTAGATGCCAGTCAACTGCAGTTCCCTGCACTCGACAGG GTGGTGGTAAAGACCAAAACAGACTATGATGGGGGGAACAAGAAGAGCAGGCTGCGGTCCCCAAAAATAGCAGAATTCTCAATAAGCATAATCGAAGGGGTATCTGAACGACTCAAA GTCACTCTGCTGGTGATTTGTGCTTTGGCGTTTCTGGTTTGCGTGGTGTTTCTGGTGGTCTATAAAGTCTACCAGTATGAGCAGCCCTGTCCAGAGGGCTTCATGTATGTG CAAGGTCGGTGCATGCCGACGGGGATGTACGGTTACTACCCTCCTGGCGGGCGCGGGCGTCTCTTCACCATCATCAACCACTACAACATGGCCAAGCAGACCATCACCCGGTCCGTGTCCCCGTGGATGACCGTCATGTCCGAGGAGAAGGTCACCCAGCAAGAGACAGAGACCCACCAGAAGCTGGCCTAA
- the zbtb49 gene encoding zinc finger and BTB domain-containing protein 49 isoform X2, whose product METLSSHSAYLLQQLQEQRIQGLLCDCMLVVKGVCFKAHKNVLAAFSSYFRSLFQNSPSQKNDVFQLVIQDVGGIGQILDYMYTSHLDVNQDNVQALLDIAQCLQVPNVQSMCNTFLKPSAPAVEAPSFSLSGVLTSEHDYLLGTGLAQDVDLPCPSSVGQRSAFGSGAPMSHGGNATSETTAITQPVPEKQLVHGYKLRNFYSKQYFKQSAAAETSNAALNQGPSPLVLVEEQQFQFGVTQPCANAPVCSGNAIQSNPPCLQAIPAEKEFGSTLPAEDLSTTANPGGKISPVNKHMRPKKAVYLKKYNYLRPQKALEEMCLEQSSEPVNHCTKETHQEEVVVQSEIPEAPVDCLPPIDCLARDREEVLETAMDSQLPSPPPLDQEEEPDPPTISDPTEPTGHKVQYCCEMCGKTFKHPSNLELHKRSHTGEKPFQCNVCRKNFSQAGNLQTHLRRHSGEKPYICELCGKSFAASGDVQRHIVIHTGERPHLCDICGRGFSNISNLKEHKKTHTTDREFTCDQCGKSFNMHRKLLKHKIRHSGEKPHTCQTCGKSFAGSGDLRRHVRTHTGERPYLCNTCGKSFTRSAVLRRHCSMHCKATPDDSSPDVEDPEQPGSSSTDGGGGGPFHKTVSHSKAPEPRQPPPTSNTVMELDKPSPPPAHTEAPSTSIHLSPSTSTSFPELRSIVPQHLAIVPQHLLPSTPSQQQEKCPPLADSLKLGKTHLPQEALVFGPYVENGPVGVEIQQQGSGASVVARPYLSAPDSYCGTLPGASRPSGTPYRASEGPFFSSVTLWGLAMKTLQNDNDLEQ is encoded by the exons ATGGAAACGTTGTCCAGTCACAGTGCTTACCTTCTCCAGCAGTTACAGGAGCAGAGGATACAGGGGCTTCTCTGTGACTGCATGCTAGTAGTCAAAGGAGTATGCTTCAAAGCCCACAAAAATGTACTTGCTGCATTTAGTTCCTATTTCAG GTCTTTGTTCCAAAATTCGCCAAGTCAAAAAAATGACGTTTTTCAACTGGTCATTCAGGACGTGGGAGGTATAGGCCAGATACTGGACTACATGTACACTTCCCATCTAGATGTCAACCAGGACAATGTACAAGCACTGTTGGACATCGCCCAGTGCTTACAGGTCCCAAATGTACAGAGCATGTGCAACACTTTCCTGAAACCCAGCGCGCCTGCCGTGGAGGCCCCTTCTTTCTCATTGTCTGGTGTCTTGACCTCGGAACACGACTACCTCCTCGGGACAGGCCTTGCCCAAGACGTGGACCTTCCTTGCCCTTCTTCGGTAGGCCAGAGGTCTGCCTTTGGCAGTGGGGCACCAATGTCCCATGGTGGGAACGCTACCTCTGAGACTACAGCCATTACCCAGCCAGTCCCAGAGAAGCAGCTAGTACACGGCTACAAGCTACGCAACTTCTACAGCAAGCAGTACTTCAAGCAGAGTGCTGCTGCTGAGACTAGCAATGCAGCATTAAACCAAGGCCCAAGCCCCCTGGTGCTGGTTGAAGAGCAGCAGTTCCAATTTGGGGTCACACAACCATGCGCGAATGCCCCTGTATGTTCAGGCAATGCGATTCAGTCAAACCCACCCTGTCTGCAGGCTATACCAGCTGAGAAGGAGTTTGGTTCAACGTTGCCTGCTGAAGACTTGTCAACCACAGCCAACCCAGGAGGAAAAATCTCCCCTGTCAACAAGCACATGCGGCCAAAGAAAGCCGTCTACCTGAAGAAATACAACTACCTGCGCCCTCAGAAGGCTCTAGAAGAGATGTGCCTGGAGCAGAGCAGCGAACCAGTCAACCACTGCACAAAGGAGACTCACCAAGAGGAGGTAGTGGTCCAGAGTGAGATACCTGAAGCTCCCGTAGACTGCCTACCTCCCATAGACTGCCTGGCCAGAGACAGGGAAGAGGTGTTGGAGACCGCAATGGATTCTCAACTTCCTAGTCCACCTCCTCTTGACCAAGAGGAGGAACCGGACCCACCAACCATCAGTGATCCAACAGAACCAACTGGGCATAAGGTGCAGTACTGCTGTGAGATGTGCGGGAAGACTTTTAAACACCCAAGCAACCTGGAACTTCACAAGCGCTCACACACTG GGGAGAAACCATTCCAGTGTAATGTTTGTAGGAAAAACTTTTCACAG GCAGGTAATTTGCAGACCCATTTACGACGCCATTCTGGAGAAAAACCTTACATTTGTGAACTCTGTGGGAAAAG CTTTGCTGCCTCGGGGGATGTTCAGCGTCACATTGTGATCCACACGGGAGAGCGGCCACACCTGTGTGACATATGTGGACGCG GTTTCAGCAACATCAGCAACCTGAAGGAGCACAAGAAGACTCACACTACAGACAGAGAGTTCACCTGTGACCAGTGTGGCAAGTCCTTCAACATGCACAGGAAACTGCTGAAGCACAAGATCAGACACTCCGGGGAGAAACCGCACACCTGCCAGACTTGTG GGAAGAGCTTTGCTGGGTCGGGCGACCTGCGTCGCCATGTGAGAACGCACACGGGGGAGAGACCCTACCTCTGCAACACCTGCGGCAAGAGCTTCACCCGCTCGGCTGTCCTGAGGAGACACTGCAGCATGCACTGCAAGGCCACGCCTGACGACTCCAGCCCTGACGTAGAGGACCCAGAGCAGCCTGGCAGTAGCAgtactgatggaggaggaggaggcccaTTCCACAAGACTGTCAGCCACAGTAAAGCACCTGAGCCCAGGCAACCACCACCAACCTCCAATACTGTGATGGAGCTCGATAAGCCTTCGCCCCCACCAGCACATACAGAAGCCCCGTCGACTAGCATCCACCTCAGCCCGTCTACCTCAACGTCCTTCCCCGAGCTGCGCTCCATCGTGCCCCAGCACCTCGCCATCGTGCCCCAgcacctcctcccctccaccccctcccagCAGCAGGAGAAGTGCCCTCCTCTAGCAGACTCCCTGAAACTGGGCAAAACTCACCTACCTCAAGAGGCCCTTGTGTTTGGCCCATATGTGGAGAATGGGCCGGTGGGTGTGGAGATACAACAGCAGGGGTCTGGGGCCTCGGTGGTTGCCCGGCCGTACCTCTCAGCCCCAGACAGTTACTGTGGGACCCTCCCAGGGGCTAGCCGCCCCAGTGGTACCCCCTACAGGGCAAGTGAGGGACCCTTCTTTTCCAGTGTAACACTATGGGGGCTGGCCATGAAAACACTGCAGAATGACAATGACCTGGAGCAGTGA
- the zbtb49 gene encoding zinc finger and BTB domain-containing protein 49 isoform X1, protein METLSSHSAYLLQQLQEQRIQGLLCDCMLVVKGVCFKAHKNVLAAFSSYFRSLFQNSPSQKNDVFQLVIQDVGGIGQILDYMYTSHLDVNQDNVQALLDIAQCLQVPNVQSMCNTFLKPSAPAVEAPSFSLSGVLTSEHDYLLGTGLAQDVDLPCPSSVGQRSAFGSGAPMSHGGNATSETTAITQPVPEKQLVHGYKLRNFYSKQYFKQSAAAETSNAALNQGPSPLVLVEEQQFQFGVTQPCANAPVCSGNAIQSNPPCLQAIPAEKEFGSTLPAEDLSTTANPGGKISPVNKHMRPKKAVYLKKYNYLRPQKALEEMCLEQSSEPVNHCTKETHQEEVVVQSEIPEAPVDCLPPIDCLARDREEVLETAMDSQLPSPPPLDQEEEPDPPTISDPTEPTGHKVQYCCEMCGKTFKHPSNLELHKRSHTGEKPFQCNVCRKNFSQAGNLQTHLRRHSGEKPYICELCGKSFAASGDVQRHIVIHTGERPHLCDICGRDSWWSEHVSGAAELEERVLILLKDSLLPALAGFSNISNLKEHKKTHTTDREFTCDQCGKSFNMHRKLLKHKIRHSGEKPHTCQTCGKSFAGSGDLRRHVRTHTGERPYLCNTCGKSFTRSAVLRRHCSMHCKATPDDSSPDVEDPEQPGSSSTDGGGGGPFHKTVSHSKAPEPRQPPPTSNTVMELDKPSPPPAHTEAPSTSIHLSPSTSTSFPELRSIVPQHLAIVPQHLLPSTPSQQQEKCPPLADSLKLGKTHLPQEALVFGPYVENGPVGVEIQQQGSGASVVARPYLSAPDSYCGTLPGASRPSGTPYRASEGPFFSSVTLWGLAMKTLQNDNDLEQ, encoded by the exons ATGGAAACGTTGTCCAGTCACAGTGCTTACCTTCTCCAGCAGTTACAGGAGCAGAGGATACAGGGGCTTCTCTGTGACTGCATGCTAGTAGTCAAAGGAGTATGCTTCAAAGCCCACAAAAATGTACTTGCTGCATTTAGTTCCTATTTCAG GTCTTTGTTCCAAAATTCGCCAAGTCAAAAAAATGACGTTTTTCAACTGGTCATTCAGGACGTGGGAGGTATAGGCCAGATACTGGACTACATGTACACTTCCCATCTAGATGTCAACCAGGACAATGTACAAGCACTGTTGGACATCGCCCAGTGCTTACAGGTCCCAAATGTACAGAGCATGTGCAACACTTTCCTGAAACCCAGCGCGCCTGCCGTGGAGGCCCCTTCTTTCTCATTGTCTGGTGTCTTGACCTCGGAACACGACTACCTCCTCGGGACAGGCCTTGCCCAAGACGTGGACCTTCCTTGCCCTTCTTCGGTAGGCCAGAGGTCTGCCTTTGGCAGTGGGGCACCAATGTCCCATGGTGGGAACGCTACCTCTGAGACTACAGCCATTACCCAGCCAGTCCCAGAGAAGCAGCTAGTACACGGCTACAAGCTACGCAACTTCTACAGCAAGCAGTACTTCAAGCAGAGTGCTGCTGCTGAGACTAGCAATGCAGCATTAAACCAAGGCCCAAGCCCCCTGGTGCTGGTTGAAGAGCAGCAGTTCCAATTTGGGGTCACACAACCATGCGCGAATGCCCCTGTATGTTCAGGCAATGCGATTCAGTCAAACCCACCCTGTCTGCAGGCTATACCAGCTGAGAAGGAGTTTGGTTCAACGTTGCCTGCTGAAGACTTGTCAACCACAGCCAACCCAGGAGGAAAAATCTCCCCTGTCAACAAGCACATGCGGCCAAAGAAAGCCGTCTACCTGAAGAAATACAACTACCTGCGCCCTCAGAAGGCTCTAGAAGAGATGTGCCTGGAGCAGAGCAGCGAACCAGTCAACCACTGCACAAAGGAGACTCACCAAGAGGAGGTAGTGGTCCAGAGTGAGATACCTGAAGCTCCCGTAGACTGCCTACCTCCCATAGACTGCCTGGCCAGAGACAGGGAAGAGGTGTTGGAGACCGCAATGGATTCTCAACTTCCTAGTCCACCTCCTCTTGACCAAGAGGAGGAACCGGACCCACCAACCATCAGTGATCCAACAGAACCAACTGGGCATAAGGTGCAGTACTGCTGTGAGATGTGCGGGAAGACTTTTAAACACCCAAGCAACCTGGAACTTCACAAGCGCTCACACACTG GGGAGAAACCATTCCAGTGTAATGTTTGTAGGAAAAACTTTTCACAG GCAGGTAATTTGCAGACCCATTTACGACGCCATTCTGGAGAAAAACCTTACATTTGTGAACTCTGTGGGAAAAG CTTTGCTGCCTCGGGGGATGTTCAGCGTCACATTGTGATCCACACGGGAGAGCGGCCACACCTGTGTGACATATGTGGACGCG ACAGTTGGTGGTCGGAGCACGTCTCTGGAGCCGCTGAGCTGGAGGAGCGTGTATTAATCCTGCTGAAAGACTCATTGCTACCAGCACTAGCAG GTTTCAGCAACATCAGCAACCTGAAGGAGCACAAGAAGACTCACACTACAGACAGAGAGTTCACCTGTGACCAGTGTGGCAAGTCCTTCAACATGCACAGGAAACTGCTGAAGCACAAGATCAGACACTCCGGGGAGAAACCGCACACCTGCCAGACTTGTG GGAAGAGCTTTGCTGGGTCGGGCGACCTGCGTCGCCATGTGAGAACGCACACGGGGGAGAGACCCTACCTCTGCAACACCTGCGGCAAGAGCTTCACCCGCTCGGCTGTCCTGAGGAGACACTGCAGCATGCACTGCAAGGCCACGCCTGACGACTCCAGCCCTGACGTAGAGGACCCAGAGCAGCCTGGCAGTAGCAgtactgatggaggaggaggaggcccaTTCCACAAGACTGTCAGCCACAGTAAAGCACCTGAGCCCAGGCAACCACCACCAACCTCCAATACTGTGATGGAGCTCGATAAGCCTTCGCCCCCACCAGCACATACAGAAGCCCCGTCGACTAGCATCCACCTCAGCCCGTCTACCTCAACGTCCTTCCCCGAGCTGCGCTCCATCGTGCCCCAGCACCTCGCCATCGTGCCCCAgcacctcctcccctccaccccctcccagCAGCAGGAGAAGTGCCCTCCTCTAGCAGACTCCCTGAAACTGGGCAAAACTCACCTACCTCAAGAGGCCCTTGTGTTTGGCCCATATGTGGAGAATGGGCCGGTGGGTGTGGAGATACAACAGCAGGGGTCTGGGGCCTCGGTGGTTGCCCGGCCGTACCTCTCAGCCCCAGACAGTTACTGTGGGACCCTCCCAGGGGCTAGCCGCCCCAGTGGTACCCCCTACAGGGCAAGTGAGGGACCCTTCTTTTCCAGTGTAACACTATGGGGGCTGGCCATGAAAACACTGCAGAATGACAATGACCTGGAGCAGTGA